In one bacterium genomic region, the following are encoded:
- a CDS encoding ABC transporter permease, protein MTIGASFRIAVRAMAANPLRSLLTALGVIIGVGAVIAMVAIGQGARRAVTDQVQALGSNLLTVFAGQVQLGRIVRGDAVQTLNIEDVEEIRKATPGVTGISAEYSRQAQVVFRAENAISQISGVTPEFQEVRNFRPARGEFFTEADMRSRAKVAVVGKTVADRLLPDTEPIGQRIKIRGITFTVIGVMEEKGATSFSDRDDIVFVPLTTAQRRLFGVTHVRTIHVQVASAEEMPAAQEAITELLRQRHRLAPHQDNDFTVRSQADILQTFTSVSQTMTVLLGGIAAVSLIVGGIGIMNIMLVSVTERTREIGIRMAVGARRRDIMLQFLVESVALSVGGGLIGIGVGVLGSRLITRFAGWSTMLSLQAVLLAFAFAVAVGVFFGLYPAQRAARLDPIVALRHE, encoded by the coding sequence ATGACGATTGGAGCAAGCTTCCGTATCGCGGTGCGCGCTATGGCGGCAAACCCACTGCGCTCGCTCCTTACGGCGCTGGGAGTGATCATTGGGGTCGGCGCGGTGATAGCGATGGTCGCGATCGGCCAGGGCGCCCGCCGCGCGGTCACCGACCAGGTGCAGGCGCTGGGCAGCAACCTGCTGACGGTCTTTGCCGGGCAGGTGCAGCTAGGCCGGATCGTGCGGGGCGACGCGGTACAGACGCTGAACATCGAAGATGTCGAGGAGATCCGTAAGGCGACCCCCGGCGTAACCGGCATCAGCGCCGAGTACTCGCGGCAGGCGCAGGTGGTCTTCCGGGCCGAGAACGCTATCAGCCAGATCTCGGGTGTTACCCCGGAGTTCCAGGAGGTGCGCAACTTCCGGCCTGCCCGGGGTGAGTTCTTCACCGAGGCGGACATGCGCAGCCGGGCCAAGGTGGCGGTGGTCGGAAAGACCGTCGCCGACCGGCTCCTCCCCGACACCGAACCCATAGGCCAGCGCATCAAGATCCGCGGGATCACCTTCACGGTAATCGGTGTCATGGAGGAGAAGGGCGCCACCTCGTTCTCCGACCGTGACGATATTGTCTTCGTTCCACTTACAACCGCGCAGCGCCGCCTCTTCGGCGTGACGCACGTCCGGACAATCCACGTGCAGGTGGCCTCGGCCGAGGAGATGCCCGCCGCGCAGGAGGCGATCACGGAACTGCTGCGCCAGCGCCACCGCCTGGCTCCCCACCAGGATAACGATTTCACGGTGCGCAGCCAGGCAGACATCCTCCAGACGTTCACGAGCGTCTCCCAGACGATGACCGTGCTGCTGGGCGGGATCGCCGCGGTCTCGCTGATCGTGGGCGGCATCGGTATCATGAACATAATGCTCGTCTCTGTGACCGAACGGACGCGCGAGATTGGGATCCGCATGGCGGTGGGCGCACGCCGCCGCGACATCATGCTGCAGTTTCTGGTTGAGTCGGTGGCACTCAGCGTGGGCGGCGGGTTGATTGGGATAGGCGTGGGAGTCCTGGGCTCGCGGTTGATCACCCGATTCGCGGGGTGGTCCACGATGCTGTCGCTGCAGGCGGTGCTGCTGGCGTTCGCGTTCGCGGTAGCGGTGGGCGTGTTCTTTGGGCTATACCCGGCGCAGCGCGCGGCCAGGCTGGATCCGATCGTCGCGTTGCGCCACGAGTAG
- a CDS encoding 3-hydroxybutyrate dehydrogenase: protein MGILEGKSAVVTGAASGIGLAIAQDLARAGASVCIADLHAVRGRQAADAIVTAGGVARFVRTDVAHSDDVRAMVEVAVADFGGLDILVNNAGLQYVAPIVDYPEDKWDLLVGVLLRGTFLCTKYALPHMIRRRWGRIVNIASAHGLVASPFKSAYVSAKHGVAGFTKVAAWEVAEHGITVNAICPGYVRTPLVEGQIADQARVHGIPEAEVVQRIMLEPHAIKRMIEPDEVAAMVVYLCSEAAGMITGAALTMDGGWTAR, encoded by the coding sequence ATGGGCATTCTCGAGGGGAAGTCCGCGGTCGTAACCGGCGCCGCGAGCGGCATCGGGTTGGCCATCGCTCAGGACTTGGCCCGCGCCGGTGCGTCGGTCTGCATCGCCGACCTGCACGCGGTGCGGGGCCGGCAGGCCGCCGACGCCATCGTCACCGCCGGCGGCGTCGCGCGCTTCGTGCGGACGGATGTCGCCCATTCCGACGACGTGCGCGCCATGGTGGAGGTGGCCGTGGCGGACTTCGGAGGACTGGACATCCTGGTCAACAACGCCGGGTTGCAGTACGTGGCGCCGATCGTGGACTATCCCGAGGACAAGTGGGACCTGCTCGTGGGTGTGCTGCTGCGCGGCACATTCCTGTGCACCAAGTACGCGCTGCCGCACATGATCCGCCGGCGCTGGGGCCGGATCGTCAACATCGCCTCGGCACACGGGTTGGTCGCCTCGCCGTTCAAGTCGGCCTACGTGTCCGCCAAGCACGGCGTCGCAGGCTTCACGAAGGTCGCCGCCTGGGAGGTGGCCGAGCACGGTATCACCGTGAATGCGATCTGCCCGGGCTACGTGCGCACACCGCTTGTCGAGGGGCAGATCGCCGACCAGGCACGGGTGCACGGAATCCCGGAGGCCGAGGTGGTGCAGCGCATCATGCTTGAGCCCCACGCGATCAAGCGCATGATCGAGCCCGACGAGGTTGCCGCGATGGTGGTGTACCTTTGTTCGGAGGCCGCGGGCATGATCACGGGGGCCGCACTGACGATGGACGGGGGGTGGACCGCCCGATGA
- a CDS encoding TolC family protein: MRYLALPIAFVLLSLSCGPAAAQTPTARPATLAELIAAADQRNPSIAAARQAIAVAEARVALARAGRGPTFTASGTAATAGGGTATTTPSFSSSTSISASYVLYDNGQISHAVRQAEANLKAARLALEAARQDVANGVAQAYVNLLRAERTVGLREQVMAQSRESLRLAEGQFRAGVVPRADVVRAQAGLAAAEGELLVARNAVDQAKAALNVVLGQAPPSPVAVAPAPAVPGLTITPAGLPALIEERSEVRRALAEIEAAEAALALAQAGRGLRMTLDGRGTQAFAPSTQTTYSIGTTISFPLSDAGRVDAQVAEATATLASVRERIQTTRLTLQQQGFVAYLAILDARARIASARAGLAFAQESLRLAQGRYAAGAGPFLEVVDAQTALVTAEVTLARAEFDELAAVLSLRYALGRSLVDGAI; encoded by the coding sequence ATGCGCTACCTGGCGCTCCCAATCGCGTTCGTCTTGCTCTCGTTATCGTGCGGCCCGGCCGCGGCCCAGACGCCCACGGCCCGACCGGCTACGCTGGCCGAGCTGATCGCTGCGGCCGATCAGCGCAACCCGTCCATCGCGGCGGCGCGCCAGGCGATCGCGGTTGCCGAAGCCAGGGTCGCGCTGGCCCGCGCCGGCCGGGGTCCAACCTTCACCGCGTCGGGCACCGCGGCGACGGCCGGCGGCGGAACTGCCACCACGACCCCGTCTTTTTCCAGCTCCACATCGATCTCCGCCAGCTACGTTCTCTACGACAACGGCCAGATTAGCCACGCCGTGCGGCAGGCCGAGGCGAACCTCAAGGCCGCCCGTCTGGCACTGGAGGCCGCGCGCCAGGACGTGGCCAACGGCGTGGCCCAGGCCTATGTGAACCTTCTGCGCGCCGAGCGCACGGTGGGGCTGCGAGAACAGGTCATGGCCCAGAGCCGTGAGTCGCTGCGCCTGGCCGAGGGGCAGTTCCGTGCCGGCGTTGTACCCCGGGCCGACGTGGTGCGCGCGCAGGCAGGGCTGGCCGCTGCCGAAGGTGAGCTGCTCGTTGCCCGCAACGCGGTGGATCAAGCCAAGGCAGCGCTGAACGTCGTCCTGGGGCAAGCGCCGCCCTCGCCCGTGGCGGTTGCGCCTGCGCCCGCGGTCCCTGGGCTGACGATCACGCCGGCGGGCCTGCCCGCGCTCATAGAGGAACGGTCAGAGGTGCGCCGGGCGCTGGCCGAGATCGAGGCCGCGGAGGCGGCCCTGGCCCTGGCCCAAGCCGGCCGCGGCCTGCGGATGACCCTAGACGGCCGGGGCACGCAGGCCTTCGCGCCCTCCACGCAGACCACCTATTCTATAGGCACCACGATCAGCTTCCCGCTTTCGGATGCGGGCCGCGTGGATGCCCAGGTCGCGGAGGCCACCGCCACCCTGGCGTCGGTGCGCGAGCGCATCCAGACCACCCGCCTGACGCTGCAACAGCAAGGCTTTGTCGCGTATCTGGCGATACTCGACGCACGGGCGCGCATAGCAAGTGCCCGCGCGGGGCTTGCGTTCGCACAGGAGTCGCTGCGCCTGGCGCAGGGGCGGTACGCCGCCGGGGCCGGGCCTTTCCTTGAGGTGGTGGACGCGCAGACGGCGCTGGTGACGGCCGAGGTGACGCTGGCCCGGGCGGAGTTCGACGAACTGGCAGCGGTGCTGTCGCTGAGGTACGCGCTCGGGCGATCGTTGGTGGACGGGGCGATCTAG
- a CDS encoding MaoC family dehydratase has translation MSFTPGQTASTTRVITEADVEAYAHLTGDLNPLHMDPEFASASRFGGRIAHGMLTAGLISAVLGMHLPGPGGIYLSQTLTFLKPVRIGDTITATAEVTAYDAERRRLRLRTSCVNQRDEAVLDGEAVLLVEATQRGS, from the coding sequence ATGAGCTTCACGCCTGGACAGACGGCCTCAACCACCCGGGTGATTACCGAGGCCGATGTCGAGGCATACGCCCATCTGACCGGAGACCTCAACCCGCTGCACATGGACCCCGAGTTCGCCTCTGCCAGTCGGTTCGGCGGGCGGATCGCCCACGGCATGCTGACCGCCGGGTTGATCTCGGCGGTCCTGGGCATGCACCTGCCCGGTCCCGGGGGCATCTACCTCAGCCAGACCCTCACCTTCCTCAAACCGGTCCGCATCGGTGATACAATCACGGCGACCGCCGAGGTCACCGCCTACGACGCCGAACGGCGGCGTCTTCGGCTCCGAACGTCCTGCGTCAACCAGCGAGACGAGGCGGTGCTGGACGGCGAGGCCGTGCTCCTGGTTGAGGCGACTCAACGCGGCTCCTGA
- a CDS encoding ABC transporter ATP-binding protein, with amino-acid sequence MSLITVRNVEKIYRMDGVEVHALRGISLAIEPGEFVAIMGPSGSGKSTCMNILGCLDRPTAGTYLLDGTNVTTLGDEALARLRNRRLGFVFQSYNLLPRTPAIENVELPLVYAGAPDRRARARAALDSVGLGARAGHLPTQLSGGEQQRVAIARALVNCPAIILADEPTGNLDSSTAGEIMDVFDRLSQQGITIVLVTHEADIAAHARRHILFRDGHIVSDEPVRSRTVAAEGPAQP; translated from the coding sequence ATGTCGCTGATCACTGTTAGAAACGTCGAGAAGATCTACCGCATGGACGGGGTGGAGGTCCACGCGCTCCGCGGCATCTCGCTTGCGATCGAGCCAGGCGAGTTCGTGGCGATCATGGGGCCCAGCGGATCGGGCAAGTCCACCTGCATGAACATACTGGGCTGCCTGGACCGACCTACCGCCGGTACCTATCTGCTGGACGGCACCAACGTGACCACGCTGGGCGACGAGGCGCTGGCGCGGTTGCGCAACCGGCGGCTGGGCTTCGTGTTTCAGTCGTACAACCTGCTGCCGCGCACGCCGGCGATCGAGAACGTCGAGCTGCCGCTGGTGTACGCCGGCGCCCCGGACCGACGGGCGCGCGCGCGCGCAGCGCTGGATTCGGTGGGATTGGGCGCGCGGGCGGGGCACCTGCCCACACAGCTTTCCGGAGGAGAGCAGCAGCGTGTCGCCATCGCCCGGGCGCTGGTCAACTGCCCTGCGATCATCCTGGCGGACGAGCCGACCGGCAACCTCGACTCCTCCACCGCGGGCGAGATTATGGATGTCTTCGATCGGCTCTCGCAGCAGGGCATCACGATTGTCCTGGTTACCCACGAGGCCGACATCGCCGCGCACGCGCGCCGGCACATCCTGTTCCGAGACGGCCACATCGTAAGCGATGAGCCGGTGCGGTCGCGCACAGTGGCTGCGGAGGGGCCGGCGCAGCCATGA
- a CDS encoding efflux RND transporter periplasmic adaptor subunit gives MKRIVVIVVVLVTLAGGAWIYRGRAALTPVDEGPRTARVARGSLIHSVSATGTLKPYSHVEVRSRATGTVVEVHVQEGDRVSKGRLLVVIDDRDARAEHETRAAQLASAQARLEQSRSQLALTRAQTQTRVVEAEASLAIAAARLAQVVAGSRPEQLDQAREALRQAELSAELARQNLARTRDLFTDGLISRAQLDQVQNQHDVAQAQLRSAQARLREITTGSRPEEIEVSRAQVRQAEAALAQARAALLQEGVQAADVVAAEAQVRNVRAQLAQARDRLGEARILAPIAGIVARQLVQVGQSVIGGTGSGGTLVMVIADVQVVQAEVGVDESDIANIVTGLAVRVTADALPRRTFNGKVARIAPQAAVVQNVTQYEVIVEVEDPGRELRLGMTLDAEFIITERQGVLLVPAEAVRGQDAKVLIIVENGKLTPVVVETGATDGRQVEIVRGVEQGRTVYLGPTRRQGGNATRSQPASPFMPSRPPVRR, from the coding sequence GTGAAGCGTATCGTCGTCATTGTGGTTGTGCTGGTCACCCTCGCCGGCGGGGCCTGGATCTACCGCGGCCGTGCGGCCCTGACACCGGTTGATGAGGGACCCCGCACCGCGCGGGTGGCGCGCGGCAGCCTGATCCACAGCGTGTCGGCCACCGGGACTCTGAAGCCGTACTCGCACGTGGAGGTCCGGTCACGCGCCACCGGCACCGTGGTCGAGGTGCACGTGCAGGAAGGCGACCGTGTGTCCAAGGGCCGGCTGCTCGTGGTCATTGACGACCGCGATGCCCGGGCCGAACACGAGACCCGGGCCGCGCAGCTCGCCTCGGCGCAGGCCCGGCTCGAGCAGTCCCGCAGCCAGCTTGCCCTGACCCGCGCGCAGACGCAGACGCGGGTGGTCGAGGCCGAGGCCTCGCTGGCCATCGCGGCGGCGCGCCTGGCGCAGGTAGTGGCCGGCTCGCGGCCCGAGCAGCTCGATCAGGCGCGGGAAGCCCTGCGGCAGGCCGAGCTCTCGGCGGAACTGGCGCGTCAGAACCTGGCCAGAACGCGCGACCTGTTCACCGACGGTTTGATCTCCCGCGCGCAGCTCGATCAGGTCCAGAACCAGCATGACGTGGCCCAGGCGCAGCTCCGGTCTGCGCAGGCACGGCTGCGCGAGATCACCACGGGCAGCCGGCCCGAGGAGATCGAGGTATCCCGCGCGCAGGTCCGGCAGGCCGAGGCGGCGCTGGCGCAGGCCAGGGCCGCGTTGCTGCAGGAGGGCGTGCAGGCCGCGGACGTGGTGGCGGCCGAGGCCCAGGTCCGCAACGTCCGCGCGCAACTGGCGCAGGCGCGCGACCGACTGGGCGAGGCGCGGATTCTGGCGCCGATAGCCGGGATCGTTGCGCGCCAGCTAGTGCAGGTGGGACAGAGCGTGATCGGCGGCACCGGCTCCGGCGGTACCCTCGTGATGGTGATTGCAGACGTTCAGGTGGTGCAGGCCGAAGTCGGTGTGGACGAATCCGACATTGCCAATATCGTGACGGGGCTGGCTGTGCGGGTTACCGCGGACGCGCTGCCCCGGCGCACCTTCAACGGCAAGGTGGCACGCATCGCGCCGCAGGCCGCGGTCGTTCAGAACGTGACCCAGTATGAGGTGATAGTGGAGGTCGAAGACCCCGGCCGGGAGCTGCGTCTGGGAATGACCCTGGATGCCGAGTTCATCATCACCGAGCGGCAGGGCGTGCTGCTCGTGCCCGCGGAGGCGGTGCGCGGTCAGGATGCCAAGGTCCTCATCATCGTGGAGAACGGAAAGCTTACCCCGGTGGTGGTCGAAACCGGGGCTACCGACGGGCGGCAGGTGGAGATCGTCCGCGGCGTCGAGCAGGGCCGGACCGTCTATCTGGGCCCCACCCGCCGCCAGGGAGGCAACGCCACGCGATCGCAGCCGGCCAGCCCGTTCATGCCGAGTCGGCCGCCGGTGAGGCGCTAA
- a CDS encoding RidA family protein: MKVEAKLAEMGLELPSAPRPVANYVRIVRTGNLLFVSGHGPYRDGKLQFVGKVGADLTVEEGYQAARLVALNCLASVKEALGDLDRVKRVVKLLGMVNCVPEFGQQPEVINGASDLLVELYGDAGRHARSAVGMNALPRGIAVEIEMILEVE, encoded by the coding sequence ATGAAGGTCGAGGCCAAGCTTGCCGAGATGGGACTGGAGCTTCCGAGCGCGCCCAGGCCCGTCGCAAACTACGTCCGCATCGTGCGCACGGGGAACCTGCTGTTCGTGTCAGGGCACGGTCCCTACCGTGATGGGAAGCTGCAGTTCGTCGGCAAGGTCGGCGCGGACCTGACGGTGGAGGAAGGCTACCAGGCCGCCCGGCTGGTGGCGCTCAACTGCCTGGCTTCCGTGAAGGAAGCGCTCGGCGACCTCGACCGCGTGAAGCGGGTGGTGAAGCTGCTGGGCATGGTCAACTGCGTGCCGGAATTCGGGCAGCAGCCCGAGGTGATCAACGGTGCCTCAGACCTGCTGGTGGAGCTGTACGGGGATGCCGGGCGCCACGCCCGATCGGCGGTCGGGATGAACGCGCTGCCGCGGGGGATCGCGGTGGAGATTGAGATGATCCTGGAGGTCGAGTAG
- a CDS encoding S41 family peptidase, which produces MRMRNRLLPILLALILAVGVPVAPALAQPADIGVGLFLESYRTLREESLFLPSSETLLRGADAGLRGLLREEGQNPASLSALIVTGDERGDLEQFLYRIAQVQMLARARPIAVVYAAISGMVAALGDPNSAFFSPDALVQLNNWIRGDEFVGIGIVIEERAGGAVITEVLEESPAIESGLRAGDVILAVDGVPTAGLLLERVSQMIRGAEGSEVSLTIQRLGATAPLSVTLIRRRIMQRVVATRVLASGIGYLRITQFNQASSEMVASGLRELLEQGAKGLVLDLRGNPGGLVDASVNVASHFLERGVVVTLDYGRGGTITYTVRPRAPKHTGPLVVLVDRGSASSSEVVAGALQDAGIKIVGTRTYGKATVQAVYRLRDGSGLRLTVSRYLTPLGRDIEGRGLAPDVEVATGGALIGSPGDAPLNRAVAMLQQSASLVGVASR; this is translated from the coding sequence ATGCGTATGCGCAACCGGCTCCTGCCGATTCTACTGGCCCTGATCCTGGCGGTCGGGGTTCCGGTTGCTCCTGCTCTTGCCCAACCCGCCGACATCGGCGTCGGGCTCTTCCTCGAGAGCTACCGCACCCTGCGGGAAGAGAGCCTGTTCCTACCTTCATCGGAGACCCTGCTGCGCGGCGCCGACGCCGGGTTGCGCGGCCTGCTGCGGGAGGAGGGGCAGAACCCTGCCTCCCTGAGTGCCCTGATTGTCACCGGGGATGAGCGGGGCGACCTCGAACAGTTCCTGTACCGCATCGCGCAGGTACAAATGCTCGCCCGCGCCCGGCCGATTGCCGTTGTCTACGCGGCGATCTCGGGCATGGTGGCCGCGCTAGGTGATCCCAACAGCGCCTTCTTCTCACCGGATGCCCTCGTCCAACTGAACAACTGGATCCGCGGGGATGAGTTCGTCGGCATCGGTATCGTCATCGAGGAGCGGGCCGGAGGGGCGGTCATCACGGAGGTGCTGGAGGAGTCACCCGCGATCGAGTCCGGGCTTCGTGCCGGCGACGTCATTCTCGCGGTAGATGGTGTACCGACCGCCGGGCTGTTACTCGAGCGGGTGAGCCAGATGATACGCGGCGCAGAGGGGTCGGAGGTCTCTCTGACGATACAGCGCCTGGGGGCCACGGCGCCGCTGTCCGTGACGCTTATCCGGCGCCGCATAATGCAGCGTGTGGTGGCAACCCGCGTGCTGGCTTCCGGAATCGGGTACCTGCGGATCACGCAGTTCAACCAGGCGTCGTCCGAGATGGTCGCATCCGGACTGCGCGAGCTCCTCGAGCAAGGGGCCAAGGGCCTGGTGCTCGACCTGCGGGGCAATCCCGGCGGCCTGGTGGACGCCTCGGTGAACGTCGCCAGCCACTTTCTGGAACGGGGGGTGGTGGTGACCTTAGACTACGGCCGGGGCGGTACGATCACGTACACCGTCCGTCCGCGCGCTCCCAAGCACACCGGCCCGCTGGTGGTGCTGGTGGATCGCGGGAGCGCCAGCTCCTCCGAGGTCGTGGCCGGGGCGCTGCAGGATGCCGGCATCAAGATCGTGGGCACGCGGACGTACGGCAAGGCCACGGTGCAGGCGGTTTACCGCCTGCGCGACGGCAGCGGGCTGCGGCTGACCGTGTCGCGGTATCTGACCCCTTTGGGCCGCGACATCGAAGGCCGCGGGCTGGCGCCGGACGTGGAGGTTGCCACTGGGGGAGCACTGATCGGAAGTCCTGGCGACGCGCCGTTGAACCGCGCGGTGGCGATGCTCCAGCAGTCGGCATCGCTCGTGGGCGTCGCATCCCGCTAG
- a CDS encoding DUF1116 domain-containing protein — translation MDINAANQEALGRILAAQPVLVGVGRALDLIPGMAPDLILHAGPPIAWERMSGPLRGAIIGGLIIEGRAETEAEAVALVEQGAVRFEPCHHHAAVGPMAGVTTASMPVYIIENRAAGNRAYSNFNEGYGKVLRYGAYSEEVLARLRWINGTLAPAVGEALRRAGGLDMKALIAQQLTMGDEGHNRNRAGSAIFGRLLAPHLARVGLSPETLEQVLRYFADNDLAVLNPVMAACKATMDAAQGIAGSTVVTCMARNGTDFGVRVSGLGDRWFTAPATVPVGLYFPGFSSADANPDIGDSTITETAGIGAFAMAAAPAIVKFVGGTPAEAAAATLEMYEITVGENPAFGLPPLDFRGTPTGIDIRKVVRTGITPRINTGIAHRMPGVGQVGAGLVRPPMACFEQALEAMAELAT, via the coding sequence GTGGACATCAACGCCGCGAATCAGGAAGCACTGGGCCGCATCCTTGCCGCGCAGCCGGTTCTGGTGGGTGTCGGCCGCGCGCTCGATCTCATCCCGGGGATGGCGCCGGATCTGATCCTTCACGCGGGGCCGCCGATTGCCTGGGAGCGCATGTCCGGCCCGCTGCGCGGCGCGATCATCGGCGGGCTGATCATCGAGGGCCGCGCGGAAACCGAGGCCGAGGCGGTGGCGCTGGTGGAGCAGGGCGCGGTCCGCTTTGAACCGTGCCATCACCACGCCGCGGTGGGGCCGATGGCCGGCGTGACCACCGCCTCTATGCCGGTCTACATCATTGAGAACCGCGCGGCCGGCAATCGGGCGTACTCTAACTTCAACGAAGGCTACGGTAAGGTGCTGCGCTACGGCGCCTACAGCGAGGAGGTTCTCGCGCGGCTGCGCTGGATCAACGGGACCCTGGCGCCGGCGGTCGGCGAAGCCCTGCGGCGCGCCGGGGGGTTAGACATGAAAGCCCTGATCGCGCAGCAGCTCACCATGGGCGACGAGGGCCACAACCGCAACCGGGCCGGATCGGCAATTTTCGGCCGCCTGCTCGCGCCGCACCTCGCCCGCGTAGGTCTCTCTCCTGAGACGCTGGAGCAGGTGCTGCGCTACTTCGCCGACAACGATCTGGCGGTGCTCAACCCGGTCATGGCCGCGTGCAAGGCCACCATGGACGCAGCGCAAGGGATTGCCGGCAGCACGGTGGTCACGTGCATGGCGCGCAACGGCACCGATTTCGGCGTCCGGGTCTCGGGCCTGGGCGATCGCTGGTTCACCGCCCCGGCCACGGTGCCGGTCGGGCTGTACTTCCCCGGGTTTTCATCCGCCGACGCCAACCCCGACATCGGCGACTCGACGATCACGGAGACCGCGGGCATCGGCGCGTTCGCCATGGCCGCGGCACCTGCCATCGTGAAGTTCGTGGGCGGGACCCCGGCAGAAGCGGCGGCCGCGACCCTGGAGATGTACGAGATCACCGTCGGCGAGAACCCAGCGTTCGGCCTGCCGCCGCTGGACTTCCGCGGCACCCCGACCGGCATTGACATCCGCAAGGTAGTGCGCACCGGCATCACCCCGCGCATCAACACCGGGATAGCGCACAGGATGCCGGGTGTCGGTCAGGTCGGGGCCGGGCTGGTGCGGCCGCCGATGGCCTGCTTCGAACAGGCATTGGAAGCGATGGCCGAGCTCGCGACGTAA
- the fdrA gene encoding acyl-CoA synthetase FdrA, with product MPIYGEVRRSTYYDSVALMLAQREARDLPGVEDVGVVMATDANKEILRAGGLEFPGLAGARADDLAIVARAASEAEAQAAASFAVEVLTRRRVSTAGDTYRPKTVASAARALPEATIALISVPGRFAYSVAREALDAGLHVLLFSDNVPIEHEIALKARSREQGLLMMGPDCGTAIIGGAALGFANRIRAGRIGLVGAAGTGLQEVTSLIHRLGGGITHAIGTGGRDLSSAVGGATMLAGLRALELDPGTDVIVLVSKPPAPEVAGKILAAAAACSKPVVAAFVGATVEPTGRVQGAATLEEAACRAVQLACGTEAALPPMRSLPEQESGRLSGGQRYLRGLYSGGTLCYEALVLLRPYLGAIYSNSPADPKEALEPVTRSREHTVIDMGGDEFTQGRLHPMLDPTLRLARLRQEAADPETAIVLLDVVLGYGAHPDPAGALAPVVREVRELAFREGRHLAVVGSVCGTDDDPQGAGAQRAALVEAGVLVGESNAQAVHLARLIVETRGAREARHTQKVIAASAAAPAWPDVGPVSALLGTRPAVINVGLELFAESLQAQGVPVVSVDWQPPAGGKQHLLDLLDKLEA from the coding sequence GTGCCAATCTACGGTGAGGTCCGTCGCAGCACCTACTACGACTCCGTGGCGCTGATGCTGGCGCAGCGCGAGGCGCGCGATCTGCCCGGCGTGGAGGACGTCGGCGTCGTCATGGCGACCGATGCGAACAAGGAGATCCTGCGCGCAGGCGGGTTGGAGTTCCCAGGGCTCGCCGGGGCACGGGCGGACGATTTGGCGATCGTTGCCCGGGCGGCATCGGAGGCGGAGGCGCAGGCGGCCGCCTCGTTCGCCGTAGAGGTGCTCACCCGCCGCCGGGTGTCAACGGCTGGTGATACCTACCGCCCCAAGACGGTTGCCTCGGCCGCGCGTGCCCTTCCCGAGGCCACGATCGCCCTGATCTCGGTCCCTGGTCGGTTCGCGTACTCGGTGGCGCGCGAGGCCCTGGATGCCGGTCTGCACGTCCTCCTATTCTCGGACAATGTCCCCATCGAGCATGAGATCGCCCTGAAGGCGCGCAGCCGCGAACAGGGACTGCTCATGATGGGCCCAGACTGCGGCACTGCGATCATCGGCGGCGCCGCGCTCGGCTTCGCCAATCGGATCCGCGCCGGACGCATCGGATTGGTCGGCGCGGCCGGCACCGGGCTGCAGGAGGTTACCTCGCTGATCCACCGGCTGGGCGGCGGGATCACGCACGCGATTGGCACCGGCGGGCGCGACCTCTCCTCGGCCGTCGGCGGGGCAACCATGCTGGCGGGCCTGCGGGCGCTGGAGCTCGACCCCGGTACCGACGTGATCGTTCTGGTGAGCAAGCCGCCCGCGCCCGAGGTGGCCGGCAAGATCCTGGCCGCGGCCGCCGCCTGCAGCAAGCCGGTCGTCGCCGCCTTCGTCGGCGCCACAGTGGAACCCACCGGGCGGGTACAGGGCGCCGCGACCCTGGAGGAGGCCGCGTGTCGCGCGGTGCAACTGGCCTGCGGCACTGAGGCGGCCCTACCGCCGATGCGATCGCTGCCCGAGCAGGAGTCCGGACGGCTCTCCGGCGGGCAGCGGTATCTGCGCGGCCTCTACAGCGGCGGCACCCTCTGCTACGAGGCGCTGGTGTTGCTGCGGCCGTACCTGGGCGCCATCTACTCGAACTCTCCCGCAGATCCAAAGGAGGCGCTTGAACCGGTGACGCGCAGCCGGGAGCACACCGTGATTGACATGGGTGGGGACGAGTTCACGCAGGGCCGTCTTCACCCGATGCTTGATCCCACACTGCGGCTGGCGCGCCTGCGTCAGGAGGCCGCCGATCCAGAGACGGCGATCGTGCTGCTGGACGTGGTTCTGGGCTACGGCGCCCACCCCGATCCCGCCGGGGCGCTCGCGCCGGTAGTCCGGGAGGTCCGCGAGCTGGCGTTCCGTGAGGGGCGGCACCTCGCTGTCGTGGGTTCGGTGTGTGGCACCGACGACGATCCGCAGGGCGCCGGCGCGCAACGCGCGGCGCTGGTCGAGGCCGGGGTGCTGGTTGGGGAGAGCAACGCGCAGGCGGTGCACCTCGCGCGACTGATAGTAGAGACGCGCGGGGCGCGGGAAGCCCGCCACACGCAGAAGGTCATTGCCGCCTCCGCCGCGGCGCCGGCATGGCCCGATGTCGGGCCGGTCAGCGCGCTGCTTGGGACGCGGCCCGCGGTCATCAACGTCGGGCTGGAGTTGTTCGCCGAGAGTCTCCAGGCCCAAGGTGTGCCGGTGGTCTCCGTGGACTGGCAGCCACCGGCCGGGGGGAAGCAACACCTGCTGGATCTGCTGGACAAACTGGAGGCATAG